The following nucleotide sequence is from Bacteroidota bacterium.
CGCTGTCGCGGCCATTATTGATTTTGCAATTGCCTCTGTATTGAGCCGTATTCCATTCATTGGATGGTTTGCCGGTATTGGCTATATCCTGGTCCGTGATGGCCTCGATGTTGAAATGATCAACCGGCAGTCTGTGGGCAAAAAGCTCATGGGCCTAAAAACGGTACGGCTTGATGGCGAAGCCATGGATGTGCCGGGATCTGTACGCCGTAACTGGATGTTTGCCCTCGGCACATTGGCCGGCCTGATCGCCTGGATTCCGTTGCTCGGGTTTTTAACGGTCCTGGCTGCCGGCATTATCAGCCTGCTGATTGGTGTCTACGAGGTCTACCTTGTTTTTACCGACAACGAAGGGCGCCGTTGGGGTGATACCTTTGCCGGAACAAAAGTAATCGAAACCGATGAATAGATAGCCTGCTGCTGCACGCTGTCCCCCGGACATTCATCACTGCATTCTCTTCCCTGCAACACTATGCTTGCACGGATTGACAAACCGCATCTTTGCACATGTCTGATCAACGCTATCTCGTTACTGCCAGGAAGTACAGACCGCAACGGTTTGAAGAAATTGTAGCACAAGGCCACGTTTCTGAAACACTCAAGAATGCCATTACCCTAGATCGGCTTGCCCATGCATACCTGTTTAGCGGTCCACGTGGCGTAGGCAAAACTACCGCGGCGCGTATCCTGGCAAAGGCAATCAATTGTACGGCGCCGCTTACAGATCGGGATGGCGGCGAGCCTTGCCGGGTTTGTGAGTCTTGTAAAACGTTTGAAGAAGGCCGCAGCCTCAACATTATCGAAATTGACGCTGCATCGAATAACAGGGTAGAAGACATCCGCGACCTGCGGGATACGGTAATGATTCCGCCCCAGGGCAGTCGGAAGAAAGTGTACATTATAGATGAGGTACACATGCTCTCCAATGCAGCCTTCAATGCGTTGCTCAAAACCCTGGAAGAGCCTCCGCCATACGCACTGTTTATTTTTGCGACCACGGAGCCGAATAAAGTGTTGCCGACGATCCTGTCCCGGTGCCAGCGCTTTGACTTTCGCCGTATAGCGGTGCCCGAAATTGTGTCGCACCTGGAAGCCATTTGCAAAACGGAGCAAATCCAGGCGGATGAAGCGTCGCTTATGTTGATTGCGCACAAGGGAGACGGCGCGCTTCGTG
It contains:
- a CDS encoding RDD family protein, giving the protein MDTTKEGGPAAASVDEAVDAMTATLAPKADLTKRAVAAIIDFAIASVLSRIPFIGWFAGIGYILVRDGLDVEMINRQSVGKKLMGLKTVRLDGEAMDVPGSVRRNWMFALGTLAGLIAWIPLLGFLTVLAAGIISLLIGVYEVYLVFTDNEGRRWGDTFAGTKVIETDE